One Novosphingobium sp. G106 DNA segment encodes these proteins:
- a CDS encoding AI-2E family transporter, which produces MTQDNTSGYRDTVTGRSEPDPPAPGATQIPPASSPEIKSLLGIVVAALCVTALYFAKDVLIPVMLAVMLSFVLSPLVNLLQRMRLWRAPAVIVAVLATLGVIGLIGTLIGSQAAALSTNAPQYARTIEAKVEGVQSYAVTSIAAITKMFGTAKRRPRPGEPAPPVLTPALPGSSVGAGEVRRPVLVEMAPEEASPITIARAILAPIIGPLETTFIVLVVAIFVLLQKEDLRDRFIRVFGSHDLHRTTLAMDDAGQRLSNYFLSQLLVNTGFGIVIGLGLWAIGLPSPAMWGILAGLLRFVPYIGSFIAAIAPIALGAAIDPGWMVAIYVALLFVIVEPLIGYVVEPMLYGHSTGLSPVSVIISAVFWTWLWGPIGLIMSTPLTLCLVVLGRHVKNLEFFDVLLGDRPALSPVETFYQRILANNPDEALVQAEQFLSDRPLIQYYDEVVLEGLKLAADDEARGTIDRSRSIQMVGSMSEVIEDLGDQAAAGQAMPAAEGVTAPNVVCIAGRGSFDASISAIIVQLLEKRGITAQILPLASLSREAIASLDLDGFDIIVFSHLGLSSAPLRLLRRLRQRAPVAKILVCPWPGGESVPNAPAEMPGADDYCESFRKLLDSIASDANAQTAGRTEPAELA; this is translated from the coding sequence ATGACGCAGGACAACACTTCAGGCTATCGGGACACTGTTACCGGACGCAGCGAGCCTGACCCGCCAGCGCCTGGCGCGACCCAAATCCCTCCCGCTTCTTCCCCGGAGATCAAGAGCCTTCTTGGAATTGTCGTCGCGGCGCTTTGCGTGACTGCGCTCTATTTCGCGAAGGACGTGCTCATCCCGGTCATGCTCGCGGTGATGCTCTCGTTCGTTCTATCGCCGTTGGTAAACCTGCTGCAGCGCATGCGATTGTGGCGTGCGCCCGCGGTCATTGTCGCCGTGCTGGCTACCTTGGGGGTGATCGGCCTGATCGGGACCTTGATCGGCAGTCAGGCTGCAGCCTTGTCCACCAATGCACCGCAATATGCCCGCACGATCGAGGCAAAGGTTGAAGGCGTTCAGAGCTACGCGGTGACGAGCATTGCCGCGATCACTAAGATGTTCGGCACCGCAAAGCGCAGACCGAGACCAGGTGAACCCGCCCCGCCGGTGCTGACACCAGCTTTACCGGGATCATCGGTAGGCGCGGGCGAGGTGCGCCGCCCCGTCCTCGTCGAGATGGCGCCAGAGGAAGCGTCTCCGATTACGATCGCCCGAGCCATCCTCGCGCCAATCATTGGCCCTTTGGAAACGACGTTCATCGTGCTGGTCGTGGCAATTTTTGTTCTTTTGCAGAAGGAAGATTTGAGGGACCGCTTCATCCGGGTATTTGGATCGCACGATCTCCATCGCACGACGCTCGCGATGGACGATGCCGGCCAGCGGCTCAGCAACTATTTCCTTTCTCAGCTGCTTGTGAACACAGGATTCGGGATCGTGATCGGCCTAGGCCTATGGGCGATCGGCCTGCCCTCGCCGGCGATGTGGGGAATCCTTGCAGGGCTGCTGCGCTTCGTGCCCTATATAGGCTCGTTTATTGCCGCGATTGCCCCGATCGCGCTCGGCGCGGCGATCGATCCGGGCTGGATGGTGGCGATTTACGTGGCGTTGCTGTTCGTCATCGTCGAGCCCCTCATCGGCTATGTCGTTGAACCGATGCTCTATGGTCATTCGACAGGCCTTTCCCCCGTCTCCGTGATCATCTCTGCGGTGTTCTGGACCTGGCTATGGGGCCCGATCGGCCTGATCATGTCGACGCCTCTGACGCTCTGCCTGGTCGTACTGGGCCGGCACGTCAAAAACCTCGAATTCTTCGATGTTCTCCTCGGAGACCGGCCAGCTTTGTCGCCGGTAGAGACATTCTATCAGCGCATTCTCGCCAACAACCCCGACGAGGCGCTGGTCCAGGCGGAGCAGTTTCTGAGCGACAGGCCGCTCATCCAATACTACGACGAGGTCGTACTGGAAGGCTTGAAACTAGCTGCTGACGACGAGGCGCGTGGCACGATCGATCGCAGCCGGTCAATCCAGATGGTCGGCTCGATGAGCGAGGTGATCGAGGATCTTGGCGACCAGGCCGCAGCGGGTCAGGCCATGCCAGCGGCGGAAGGCGTGACCGCGCCGAACGTCGTTTGCATCGCCGGGCGGGGCTCGTTCGATGCCAGCATTTCGGCAATTATCGTCCAGCTACTTGAGAAGCGCGGCATCACAGCGCAGATTCTCCCGCTCGCCAGCTTATCGCGCGAGGCGATCGCCTCACTCGACCTGGATGGGTTCGACATCATTGTGTTCTCCCACCTCGGTCTCTCGAGCGCACCCTTGCGCCTCCTCCGCCGGCTGCGACAGCGCGCTCCGGTAGCGAAGATTCTGGTTTGCCCCTGGCCTGGGGGCGAGAGCGTTCCCAACGCGCCAGCCGAAATGCCGGGCGCCGATGACTACTGCGAGTCTTTCAGGAAGCTATTGGACTCGATTGCAAGCGATGCGAATGCGCAAACGGCCGGTCGCACCGAGCCGGCCGAACTCGCATGA
- a CDS encoding GlsB/YeaQ/YmgE family stress response membrane protein → MGLIILLVVGGVIGWLASLVMRTDAQQGVILNVVVGIVGALVAGFLITPLIGGAPITSGHFDVMSLLASFLGAVVLLAIVNLFRRGSVR, encoded by the coding sequence ATGGGCCTCATTATTTTGCTCGTAGTTGGCGGTGTCATTGGTTGGCTCGCCAGTCTCGTTATGCGCACGGATGCCCAGCAGGGCGTCATTCTTAATGTCGTCGTCGGCATTGTCGGTGCGCTTGTCGCTGGATTTCTCATCACCCCGCTGATCGGCGGCGCCCCCATTACCAGTGGGCATTTCGACGTGATGTCGCTTCTGGCTTCGTTCCTCGGTGCGGTAGTGCTGCTCGCGATCGTGAACCTGTTCCGCCGCGGTTCGGTTCGTTAA
- a CDS encoding entericidin A/B family lipoprotein, translating to MPKLIILAALAASFALTACNTTAGAGKDMQSAGKAVENTANDAKN from the coding sequence ATGCCGAAACTCATCATTCTCGCCGCTTTGGCCGCCAGCTTTGCCCTGACAGCCTGCAACACCACCGCTGGAGCCGGCAAGGACATGCAATCGGCAGGCAAGGCGGTCGAGAATACTGCCAATGATGCTAAGAATTAA